In a genomic window of Streptomyces sp. BHT-5-2:
- a CDS encoding alpha/beta fold hydrolase, whose product MKFVKKIAAAVFAPAPVSRDRALGLSERLTAVTTLTSSLEYLSQRKEIRQGGLNDWNIVKDVQAQSTPVVRRLLNAVSGPRTTTALHLTRATVAAGMLLPGNSRWRGAGNAFLGASSALLYPRHRYGTDGSDQVAILVQTATGAARLTRSAPAKDALLWYVALQANLSYVISGWVKLIGEPWRDASALGGVMRTRTYGHPGMFRWTQDHPKAAKYLTHGVLALECLFPLAYTCGGRLARPFIASAAAFHLANGYFMGLGRFVTAFTAMHPMVAYTSTPRSHPAAAGRDDRALPTALALLAAATAAAAGTAVQRRLRATEGWHTSRVLTTRHGNELQYEVLSPGDGTQPVFVFAAGMVSTSEHFAWITERLAQDTEHGVLTYARAGYAGSRYRSPGRFTLGQSVDDLVDLVNGAVAPHRKVILVGHSLGGEIARRAAQQLGDRLHGVVYLDASHPDELNRSQQQRDTAGKLHTALTQMTWYLRLGTGILMAPPDWMESLPVAYRKKVFAQYADVRMWDAGRREWNAVEADFRAFSGALAPIHGAHGLVVSAQQTVDRDPDQLLMHKELADAHRDGRTKTVVIEGAGHDTVLTMGRYAHQVADRITEFFETTTTGAPGTAAEPTTGKESGK is encoded by the coding sequence GTGAAGTTCGTCAAGAAGATTGCCGCCGCGGTATTCGCCCCCGCACCGGTGAGCCGGGACCGCGCCCTCGGCCTGTCCGAGCGGCTCACCGCCGTCACCACGCTGACGTCGTCCCTCGAATACCTCTCGCAACGCAAGGAGATACGCCAGGGCGGCCTCAACGACTGGAACATCGTCAAGGACGTCCAGGCCCAATCCACACCGGTCGTCCGCCGTCTGCTGAACGCCGTCAGCGGCCCGAGGACCACGACCGCCCTGCACCTCACCCGCGCGACCGTCGCCGCCGGCATGCTGCTGCCCGGCAACTCCCGCTGGCGCGGCGCCGGAAACGCCTTCCTCGGCGCAAGCTCCGCACTGCTCTACCCGCGCCACCGCTACGGCACCGACGGCTCCGACCAGGTCGCGATCCTCGTACAGACCGCCACCGGTGCCGCCCGGCTGACCCGCTCCGCGCCGGCCAAGGACGCCCTGCTCTGGTACGTCGCGCTACAGGCGAACCTCTCGTACGTCATCTCCGGCTGGGTCAAACTCATCGGCGAGCCCTGGCGCGACGCCAGTGCGCTCGGCGGTGTCATGCGCACCCGCACCTACGGTCACCCCGGCATGTTCCGGTGGACCCAGGACCACCCCAAAGCCGCCAAGTACCTCACCCACGGCGTGCTGGCACTGGAGTGCCTCTTCCCGCTCGCCTATACCTGCGGCGGCCGACTGGCCCGCCCCTTCATCGCGAGTGCCGCCGCCTTCCACCTGGCCAACGGCTACTTCATGGGGCTCGGCCGATTCGTGACCGCCTTCACCGCCATGCACCCGATGGTCGCCTACACCTCGACCCCGCGCAGCCACCCGGCCGCCGCCGGACGGGACGACCGCGCGCTGCCCACCGCGCTGGCCCTGCTCGCCGCGGCCACCGCCGCCGCTGCGGGCACCGCCGTGCAGCGGCGGCTGCGCGCCACCGAGGGATGGCACACCTCCCGCGTGCTGACCACCCGCCACGGCAACGAGCTCCAGTACGAGGTGCTGTCCCCCGGCGACGGCACCCAACCGGTCTTCGTGTTCGCCGCCGGCATGGTCTCCACCAGCGAGCACTTCGCATGGATCACCGAACGCCTGGCCCAGGACACCGAGCACGGCGTCCTCACCTACGCCCGCGCAGGGTACGCCGGCAGCCGCTACCGCTCGCCCGGCCGCTTCACCCTCGGGCAGTCCGTCGACGATCTCGTCGACCTCGTCAACGGGGCCGTCGCCCCACACCGCAAGGTGATCCTCGTCGGCCACTCCCTCGGCGGCGAAATAGCCCGCCGCGCAGCCCAGCAGCTCGGCGACCGTCTGCACGGTGTCGTCTACCTGGACGCCTCGCACCCCGACGAGCTCAACCGCTCGCAGCAGCAGCGTGACACCGCCGGCAAACTGCACACCGCACTCACCCAGATGACCTGGTACCTGAGGCTGGGCACCGGCATCCTCATGGCACCCCCGGACTGGATGGAGTCCCTGCCCGTCGCCTACCGCAAGAAGGTGTTCGCCCAGTACGCCGACGTACGGATGTGGGACGCGGGGCGCCGTGAATGGAACGCCGTGGAAGCCGACTTCCGGGCCTTCTCCGGTGCACTGGCCCCCATCCACGGGGCACACGGTCTCGTCGTCTCCGCCCAACAGACCGTCGACCGCGACCCCGACCAGCTGTTGATGCACAAGGAACTCGCCGACGCCCACCGCGACGGCCGGACCAAGACCGTCGTCATCGAGGGCGCCGGCCACGACACGGTCCTCACCATGGGCCGCTACGCCCACCAAGTGGCCGACCGCATCACCGAATTCTTCGAAACCACCACGACCGGCGCGCCCGGCACAGCAGCCGAACCGACCACAGGAAAGGAGTCCGGCAAGTGA
- a CDS encoding ABC transporter ATP-binding protein — translation MEVNEQQNVIDVTGLWRRYGSDGERGFDAVRGIDLTVAQGELFALLGTNGAGKTSTVELLEGLAPATKGTIRLFGNLDPVRDRARVRPRTGVMLQQGGFPNDLTVAETIRMWASCTTAPRPDAEAAAMVGLTGRRDVAVKNLSGGERRRLDLALATLGRPELLFLDEPTTGMDPEGRHDTWRIIEELRAEGTTIVLTTHHLEEAERLADRLAIMHAGRIAVTGTVAAIVAAHPSTLGFRLPPGLTPDDLPHSAVLQAEVTVATDRVELLTDQLQHTATEVLNWARDRHLELEELHASSASLEEAFLRIARKETKEPV, via the coding sequence ATGGAAGTCAATGAACAGCAAAATGTGATCGATGTCACAGGGCTCTGGCGCCGGTACGGAAGTGATGGGGAGCGCGGATTCGACGCGGTCCGCGGCATCGACCTCACCGTCGCGCAAGGTGAGCTGTTCGCCCTGCTGGGCACCAACGGGGCGGGCAAGACCTCCACGGTCGAACTCCTCGAAGGACTGGCACCGGCCACCAAGGGCACGATCAGACTGTTCGGCAACCTCGACCCCGTACGCGACCGGGCAAGGGTGCGCCCCCGCACCGGCGTGATGCTGCAACAGGGCGGCTTCCCCAACGACCTGACCGTGGCGGAGACGATCCGGATGTGGGCGTCCTGCACCACGGCGCCCCGCCCGGACGCCGAAGCGGCCGCCATGGTGGGGCTGACCGGACGCAGGGACGTCGCGGTCAAGAACCTCTCCGGCGGCGAGCGACGGCGCCTCGACCTGGCTCTGGCCACACTCGGCCGGCCCGAGCTGCTGTTCCTGGACGAGCCCACCACCGGGATGGATCCCGAGGGCCGCCACGACACCTGGCGGATCATCGAGGAGCTGCGGGCCGAGGGCACCACCATCGTGCTCACCACGCATCACCTCGAAGAGGCCGAGCGGCTCGCCGACCGGCTGGCGATCATGCACGCCGGGCGGATCGCGGTCACCGGCACGGTCGCCGCGATCGTCGCCGCCCATCCCTCCACCCTCGGCTTCCGCCTCCCACCCGGCCTCACCCCCGACGACCTGCCGCACTCCGCCGTACTGCAGGCGGAAGTCACCGTCGCCACCGACCGCGTCGAACTCCTCACCGACCAGCTGCAACACACCGCGACCGAGGTTCTCAACTGGGCCCGGGACAGGCACCTCGAACTGGAGGAGCTGCACGCCAGTTCCGCCTCGCTGGAGGAGGCGTTCCTGCGCATCGCCCGGAAGGAAACGAAGGAACCCGTATGA
- a CDS encoding ABC transporter permease — protein sequence MSNATTHLAALSRVELTLFLRSKSNLFNVLVIPAMITMGTTTVMKQFDLEGAGLAMGQVMISTSAGIVLVMALYAPLVGTYVLRREEHVLKRLRTGEVSDLVILASPAVPMTLAAVFQFALIATAVSVIAGLGTPAAPHLVLLGVLLGAVLTAAVAALSTAAARTAESAQGISTIGFLLLLLTSGTLVPLEVLPDAMGDVLRFFPLTPVTELVRSGWTGQHAGPADTLIAIVTLLAWTALAAWGAHRNFRWEPRT from the coding sequence ATGAGCAACGCCACCACGCACCTCGCCGCGCTCTCCAGGGTCGAACTCACCCTCTTCCTGCGCAGCAAGAGCAACCTGTTCAACGTCCTGGTGATCCCCGCCATGATCACCATGGGCACCACGACGGTCATGAAGCAGTTCGACCTCGAAGGGGCCGGGCTCGCCATGGGCCAGGTCATGATCTCCACCAGTGCCGGAATCGTCCTGGTCATGGCCTTGTACGCGCCGCTCGTCGGGACCTACGTACTGCGTCGCGAGGAGCACGTCCTCAAGCGCCTGCGCACCGGAGAAGTCAGCGACCTCGTCATCCTGGCGAGCCCTGCCGTGCCCATGACCCTGGCGGCCGTGTTCCAGTTCGCCCTGATAGCCACCGCAGTTTCGGTCATCGCCGGGCTCGGCACACCGGCCGCCCCGCACCTGGTCCTGCTCGGCGTGCTGCTCGGCGCGGTCCTCACCGCCGCCGTCGCAGCGCTCAGCACCGCCGCCGCCCGCACCGCGGAAAGCGCACAAGGCATCAGCACCATCGGCTTCCTGCTCCTCCTGCTCACCTCCGGCACGCTCGTTCCGCTGGAGGTGCTCCCCGACGCCATGGGCGACGTACTGCGCTTCTTCCCGCTCACCCCCGTCACCGAACTGGTGCGTTCCGGCTGGACGGGGCAGCACGCCGGCCCGGCCGACACCTTGATCGCGATCGTGACGCTACTGGCCTGGACCGCTCTCGCCGCCTGGGGCGCACACCGCAACTTCCGTTGGGAACCGCGCACGTGA
- a CDS encoding sensor histidine kinase yields the protein MSTASGAAQARHQIDVKRATAHTRWMLCLIPWLLLASLLWPLLSHLDHADADRLPPTIGWAIATVTALQGLGATTAVAYSIGRARHSTALIGAMAAVTLLELALLPRAHDVGLLDGTRSLIPASIMVALPLSFALSSAMGRRAYTAVAVGESVLAGGAVLVADRAAAPAVLAFTAATWVVIGSLMRSSMWFLTVLWQLNAAREAQTRLVIAEERLRFARDLHDVIGSDLSVIALKAELAERLAQAPEARSEMAHVQSLTRGLHHEIREVVNGYRTTDLTTELQGAQAVLEAAGVSCRIRREDDVPLPQEAQTALGWVVREGVTNVLRHAQASTCTIRLTGTGDGPTRLDIVNDGTGQQTESEGGNGLAGLVERLAPLGGTVNHGPAAGPTYRLTVHLPRQGNR from the coding sequence GTGAGTACGGCATCGGGTGCTGCGCAGGCCCGCCACCAGATCGACGTGAAGCGGGCCACCGCCCACACCCGTTGGATGCTGTGCCTCATTCCGTGGCTACTGCTCGCCTCCCTGCTCTGGCCGCTCCTCTCCCACCTGGACCATGCGGACGCCGACCGGCTCCCGCCCACCATCGGCTGGGCCATCGCCACGGTCACCGCGCTGCAAGGGCTCGGCGCCACCACCGCCGTCGCCTACAGCATCGGCCGGGCCAGACACTCCACCGCGCTCATCGGCGCCATGGCGGCCGTGACACTGCTCGAACTGGCCCTGCTGCCCCGGGCCCACGACGTCGGCCTGCTCGACGGCACCCGCAGCCTGATCCCGGCCTCCATCATGGTGGCGCTGCCCCTGTCGTTCGCCCTGTCCTCCGCCATGGGGCGCCGCGCCTACACGGCGGTGGCCGTCGGCGAGTCGGTCCTGGCCGGCGGCGCAGTCCTGGTCGCCGACCGTGCCGCCGCCCCCGCCGTCCTGGCGTTCACGGCGGCCACCTGGGTCGTCATCGGAAGCCTGATGCGGTCCTCGATGTGGTTCCTCACCGTGCTGTGGCAGTTGAACGCCGCCCGCGAGGCGCAGACACGGCTCGTGATCGCCGAGGAGCGCCTCCGATTCGCGCGAGACCTGCACGACGTCATCGGCAGCGACCTCTCGGTGATCGCTCTGAAGGCGGAACTCGCGGAGCGCCTCGCGCAGGCCCCCGAGGCCCGGTCCGAGATGGCCCACGTGCAGAGCCTCACCCGCGGTCTTCACCACGAGATCAGAGAAGTGGTCAACGGATACCGCACCACCGATCTGACCACCGAGTTGCAGGGGGCCCAAGCCGTGCTGGAAGCCGCGGGCGTCTCCTGCCGCATCCGCCGGGAGGACGATGTCCCGCTGCCGCAGGAAGCCCAGACCGCCCTCGGCTGGGTCGTCCGCGAAGGCGTCACCAACGTGTTGCGCCATGCGCAGGCGAGTACCTGCACCATCCGGCTCACCGGGACCGGGGACGGTCCCACCCGCCTGGACATCGTCAACGACGGAACCGGCCAGCAAACCGAGTCCGAAGGCGGCAACGGCCTGGCCGGGCTCGTCGAACGGCTGGCACCGCTCGGCGGAACCGTGAACCACGGCCCCGCGGCCGGCCCCACCTACCGACTCACCGTGCACCTTCCGAGACAGGGAAACCGATGA
- a CDS encoding DNA-binding response regulator, whose product MIRILLADDEHLIRGAFAALLALEEDLDIVAEAATGPEAVTMALRHKPDVAVLDLQMPGKDGVAIVEELTKSLPDCKTMIVTSHGLPGPLKRALTHGVKGFVLKTVSAHQLATIIRTVNAGNRYIDPVLAADAISAGASPLSAREADILSLATDGAPIEEIAERAALAPGTVRNYLSSATTKLEAENRHAAAHIAQQRGWI is encoded by the coding sequence ATGATCCGCATTCTCCTGGCCGACGACGAGCACCTCATCCGAGGTGCCTTCGCCGCGCTGCTCGCCCTGGAGGAAGACCTCGACATCGTCGCCGAGGCGGCCACCGGCCCCGAAGCCGTCACCATGGCGCTGCGCCACAAGCCGGACGTCGCCGTGCTCGATCTCCAGATGCCGGGCAAGGACGGCGTGGCCATCGTCGAGGAACTCACCAAGTCCCTCCCGGACTGCAAGACCATGATCGTCACAAGTCACGGACTGCCCGGCCCCCTCAAACGCGCCCTGACCCACGGCGTCAAGGGCTTCGTCCTCAAAACCGTCTCCGCCCACCAGCTCGCCACCATCATCCGCACCGTCAACGCCGGCAACCGCTACATCGACCCGGTACTCGCCGCCGACGCCATCAGCGCAGGAGCGTCCCCGCTCAGCGCCCGCGAGGCGGACATCCTCTCCTTGGCAACCGACGGCGCCCCGATCGAGGAGATCGCCGAACGAGCCGCCCTGGCACCGGGGACCGTCCGCAACTACCTGTCGTCCGCCACCACCAAGTTGGAAGCCGAGAACCGACATGCGGCAGCGCACATAGCACAGCAACGCGGGTGGATCTGA
- a CDS encoding serine hydrolase — MTALTAACSSILVAAVPANAAPVSPNDGSAPDVVCTSAKPGLADRLTQDIRTLVNSAHPKAHTSIALYDRTTKTSCTYDADRQHDSASVVKVIVLGALLRQAQDEHRDLTGTERSLATKMITRSDNDATTTLWKQLGLTRIKEFLHLADMQRTVPDPHGYWGLTQINATDQLTLMALFTATNPVLDDDSRAYALDLLNQVIPSQRWGVPAGAPSEARVHVKNGWLQRTGGGWRVHSVGAFTGNGHDYGLVVLTSDHADMPAGVEAIENLAGKIHADINETPVSTRRPLHSQPLLGTSDGSLTPENAR; from the coding sequence GTGACCGCTCTCACCGCAGCGTGCTCTTCGATCCTCGTGGCCGCCGTACCAGCGAACGCGGCCCCCGTCTCCCCGAACGACGGGTCAGCACCCGACGTCGTGTGCACCTCCGCCAAGCCCGGTCTCGCCGACCGACTCACCCAGGACATCAGGACACTGGTGAACTCCGCACACCCGAAGGCGCACACCTCGATCGCCCTGTACGACCGCACCACCAAGACCAGCTGCACCTACGACGCCGACCGACAACACGACTCGGCCAGCGTCGTCAAGGTCATCGTGCTGGGCGCACTGCTGCGCCAGGCCCAGGACGAGCACCGTGACCTGACCGGAACCGAGCGCTCCCTCGCCACCAAAATGATCACGAGGTCGGACAACGACGCCACCACCACCCTGTGGAAACAGCTCGGCCTCACCCGCATCAAGGAGTTCCTGCACCTCGCAGACATGCAACGCACCGTTCCCGACCCCCACGGATACTGGGGACTGACCCAGATCAACGCCACCGACCAACTCACACTGATGGCACTGTTCACCGCCACGAACCCCGTCCTCGACGACGACTCCCGGGCGTACGCGCTGGATCTGCTGAACCAGGTGATTCCCAGTCAACGCTGGGGCGTACCAGCCGGCGCACCGAGCGAAGCAAGAGTCCACGTCAAGAACGGCTGGCTCCAGCGCACCGGAGGCGGCTGGCGGGTACACAGCGTCGGCGCATTCACCGGGAACGGCCATGACTACGGGCTGGTGGTGCTGACCTCGGACCACGCCGACATGCCCGCCGGCGTGGAGGCCATCGAAAACCTCGCCGGCAAGATCCACGCGGACATCAATGAGACCCCCGTGAGCACCCGCCGGCCCCTCCACAGCCAACCGTTGCTCGGCACCTCCGACGGCTCGCTCACGCCCGAGAACGCCCGGTGA
- a CDS encoding sensor histidine kinase — MRLTVGRVARRWAHLVLGGALLMPFYLLTLVALPLLVDAADPLSDLGLQLAAFGCALPLAALAGLLFPVLRPLEATAVRALCAVPAERLADGPAVSWAARRRSALWFTAHLAAGGIVSGMTLTVPPAVVLLLVMPFGGVASGLKWQQEFGGWTAPAAGLALLALLLGTGWGVGALLARCAPPLLGPTPADRLAAAERRAAELAARNRLARELHDAVGHALSAVTLQAGAAGRVLDTDPGFARQALAAIEETTREAVAELDTVLGLLRTDEEIDGTGESGEFGEFGASAAAGTAEAAASAPTLDGLEALFRGARAAGVRITAELSGDRAGVPPVVSREAYRIVQEGLSNALRHASPAWVTVQLHVCEGELRLTVKNPMAAAVEPGGAARAAGGRGLRGITERARLLGGTASAGATDGVWRLTARLPVAGPADGQSVGRGDGGTA, encoded by the coding sequence GTGCGGCTGACCGTCGGCCGGGTGGCCCGGCGCTGGGCCCATCTGGTACTGGGCGGCGCGCTGTTGATGCCGTTCTACCTGCTGACGTTGGTGGCGCTGCCGCTCCTCGTGGACGCCGCCGATCCGCTGAGCGACCTCGGCCTGCAACTCGCCGCGTTCGGCTGCGCACTGCCGCTGGCCGCGCTGGCCGGCCTGCTCTTCCCGGTGCTGCGGCCGCTGGAGGCGACCGCCGTCCGGGCGCTGTGCGCGGTGCCTGCGGAACGGCTGGCCGACGGGCCGGCCGTGTCGTGGGCCGCCAGGCGGCGCAGTGCACTGTGGTTCACGGCGCACCTGGCGGCCGGCGGGATCGTCAGCGGGATGACGCTGACCGTGCCACCGGCCGTGGTGCTGCTGCTGGTCATGCCGTTCGGTGGCGTCGCGTCGGGGCTCAAGTGGCAGCAGGAGTTCGGTGGTTGGACCGCGCCGGCGGCCGGGCTGGCCCTGTTGGCCCTGCTGTTGGGAACCGGCTGGGGCGTGGGGGCACTACTGGCCCGTTGTGCGCCGCCGCTGCTGGGCCCCACCCCTGCCGACCGGCTGGCCGCCGCCGAGCGCCGCGCGGCCGAACTCGCGGCCCGCAACCGGCTGGCGCGCGAACTGCACGACGCGGTGGGCCACGCACTGAGCGCCGTCACTCTCCAGGCAGGGGCGGCCGGCCGGGTGCTGGACACCGACCCCGGGTTCGCCCGGCAGGCACTGGCCGCCATCGAGGAAACCACCCGCGAGGCGGTCGCCGAACTCGACACCGTCCTGGGCCTGTTGCGGACCGACGAGGAAATCGATGGAACCGGTGAATCCGGTGAATTCGGTGAATTCGGTGCTTCCGCGGCAGCCGGGACGGCCGAGGCGGCCGCCTCCGCGCCCACTTTGGACGGCCTGGAGGCGCTGTTCCGTGGGGCCCGCGCGGCGGGCGTCCGCATCACGGCGGAGCTCTCCGGGGACCGTGCCGGGGTGCCGCCGGTGGTCTCGCGGGAGGCGTACCGGATCGTCCAGGAAGGGCTGAGCAACGCCCTGCGGCACGCCAGTCCGGCCTGGGTGACCGTACAACTGCACGTATGCGAAGGAGAGTTGAGACTGACTGTGAAGAATCCGATGGCCGCTGCGGTGGAGCCGGGCGGGGCCGCACGTGCGGCCGGCGGGCGCGGGCTGCGCGGGATCACCGAACGCGCCCGGCTGCTGGGCGGGACGGCGTCGGCCGGGGCCACGGACGGTGTCTGGCGGCTGACCGCCCGGCTGCCGGTGGCCGGACCTGCCGACGGACAGTCGGTCGGCCGCGGGGACGGGGGCACGGCGTGA
- a CDS encoding response regulator transcription factor, whose amino-acid sequence MIRIVLVDDERMVRTALRVILGAEADMEVVGEAADGAEAVPLVREVRPDVVLMDVRMPGIDGIRATELILAGSADPPRVIAVTTFENDAHVYDALRAGASGFLLKRAHADELVQAVRLVARSDSLLFPSAVRALAARYAGERAADDAARALRDRLSEREGAVLRLMTAGLTNAEIAGRLGVGPATVKTHVAGVLAKLGVRDRTQAVIAAYECGFVRPG is encoded by the coding sequence GTGATCCGGATCGTGCTCGTCGACGACGAACGGATGGTGCGTACCGCACTGCGGGTCATTCTGGGCGCGGAGGCCGATATGGAGGTGGTCGGCGAGGCGGCGGACGGCGCGGAGGCGGTGCCGCTGGTCCGCGAGGTGCGCCCGGACGTGGTGCTGATGGATGTCCGGATGCCCGGGATCGACGGGATCCGGGCCACCGAGCTGATCCTCGCCGGGTCGGCCGACCCGCCCCGGGTCATCGCCGTCACCACCTTCGAGAACGACGCCCACGTCTACGACGCGCTACGAGCCGGCGCCAGCGGATTCCTGCTCAAGCGCGCCCACGCGGACGAACTGGTCCAGGCGGTGCGACTGGTGGCGCGCAGCGACTCGCTGCTGTTCCCCTCCGCGGTACGGGCGCTGGCCGCCCGATACGCCGGGGAGCGGGCCGCGGACGACGCGGCACGGGCGCTGCGGGACCGGCTGTCGGAGCGGGAGGGCGCGGTGCTGAGGCTGATGACCGCCGGGCTGACCAACGCCGAAATCGCCGGCCGACTGGGAGTCGGCCCGGCCACCGTGAAAACGCACGTCGCCGGGGTGCTGGCCAAACTCGGAGTGCGAGACCGGACCCAGGCGGTGATCGCCGCCTACGAGTGCGGATTCGTCCGGCCAGGGTGA
- a CDS encoding DUF4097 family beta strand repeat-containing protein, with amino-acid sequence MQKFDTPAPIAVVLDVPAGRVQLIAADRAETTVEVGPVNASKGRDVKAVEQTTVDYADGVLRIVSAVKDQYFGPSGAIEVTVKLPAGSRVEAKTASAELRTLGRLGDVVFEGAYRQVKLDETANLRLSVVDGDVEVGRLGGAAEISTARGDIRVTEAMGGTVVLTTQSGDITIGAATGVSATLDAGTSHGRISNALKNNGITELDIRATTSNGDITAHSL; translated from the coding sequence ATGCAGAAGTTCGACACCCCCGCCCCGATCGCCGTCGTCCTGGACGTCCCCGCCGGACGGGTCCAGTTGATCGCCGCCGACCGTGCCGAGACCACCGTTGAGGTCGGGCCGGTGAACGCCTCGAAGGGGCGTGATGTGAAGGCCGTGGAGCAGACCACCGTGGACTACGCCGACGGCGTCCTGCGGATCGTGTCCGCGGTGAAGGATCAGTACTTCGGCCCCTCCGGAGCCATCGAGGTGACGGTCAAGCTGCCGGCCGGTTCGCGGGTCGAGGCCAAGACCGCCAGTGCGGAACTGCGGACCCTCGGTCGCCTGGGCGACGTCGTCTTCGAAGGGGCCTACCGGCAGGTCAAGTTGGACGAGACCGCGAACCTGCGCCTGTCGGTGGTCGACGGTGACGTCGAGGTCGGGCGGCTGGGCGGGGCTGCGGAGATCAGCACCGCGCGGGGCGACATCCGCGTCACCGAGGCCATGGGCGGCACGGTCGTGCTGACCACCCAGTCCGGTGACATCACCATCGGCGCCGCCACCGGCGTCTCGGCCACGCTGGATGCCGGCACCAGCCACGGCCGTATCAGCAACGCCCTGAAGAACAACGGCATCACCGAACTCGACATACGCGCCACCACCTCCAACGGCGACATCACCGCCCACAGCCTCTGA
- a CDS encoding serine hydrolase: MSNTTLTDQHGGFSEAGLSRLHDVLARHVDSGKIPGLVALVSRGGQTHVEALGTMRHDGGAPMRRDTIFRMASTSKPVTMAAAMVLLDECRIRLDDLVEPWLPELADRQVLKQIDSPLDDTVPARRPITVRDVLTSTFGLGVDLTSMGTPIMDAIFERGVFSQSAQEAPGPDEWMRRLGTLPLMHQPGERWQYQISNDVLGVLVARVTGQSFEAFLRERIFDPLGMKDTGFHVPADKIDRLPTSYVPDPQTGEFTVWDEAAGGQYSQPPTFQSGGGGLVSTVDDYHAYFQMLLNGGTHAGERILSRPAVELMTTNCLTPEQNAARSAMARDNVHISFGQGQHGGWGYGMAVRTYRGDYAPIGQFGWDGGTGTTTYADPHNQLAGTLLTQVGMSTPDSARLIHDFWTTVYQAIDN; the protein is encoded by the coding sequence ATGTCCAACACCACTCTCACCGACCAGCACGGCGGCTTCTCCGAAGCAGGGCTGTCCCGACTGCACGACGTGCTGGCCAGGCACGTCGACTCCGGGAAGATTCCCGGGCTCGTCGCCCTGGTCAGCCGAGGCGGCCAGACACACGTCGAAGCACTCGGGACGATGCGCCACGACGGCGGCGCGCCGATGCGCCGGGACACGATCTTCCGGATGGCCTCGACATCCAAGCCAGTCACCATGGCGGCGGCGATGGTCCTGCTCGACGAGTGCCGGATACGCCTGGACGACTTGGTGGAGCCATGGCTGCCCGAGCTCGCCGACCGGCAGGTGCTCAAGCAGATCGACAGCCCGCTGGACGACACCGTGCCGGCACGGCGACCGATCACCGTACGGGACGTGCTGACCTCCACCTTCGGACTCGGCGTGGATCTGACGTCGATGGGCACTCCGATCATGGACGCCATCTTCGAGCGGGGTGTCTTCTCCCAGAGCGCGCAGGAGGCGCCCGGGCCGGACGAGTGGATGCGCCGCCTGGGCACTCTCCCGCTGATGCACCAGCCCGGAGAGCGCTGGCAGTACCAGATCAGCAACGACGTGCTCGGCGTGCTGGTAGCACGGGTCACCGGCCAGTCCTTCGAGGCGTTCCTGCGTGAGCGAATCTTCGACCCGCTGGGCATGAAGGACACCGGCTTCCACGTCCCCGCCGACAAGATCGACCGACTGCCAACCAGTTACGTTCCCGACCCGCAGACCGGGGAGTTCACCGTGTGGGACGAGGCCGCCGGCGGGCAGTACAGCCAACCGCCCACCTTCCAGTCAGGCGGTGGTGGCCTGGTCTCCACCGTGGATGACTACCACGCCTACTTCCAGATGCTGCTGAACGGCGGAACGCACGCGGGCGAGCGGATCCTGTCCCGGCCCGCAGTCGAGCTGATGACCACCAACTGTCTTACGCCCGAGCAGAACGCCGCCCGCAGCGCCATGGCCCGGGACAACGTCCACATCTCCTTCGGCCAAGGCCAGCACGGCGGTTGGGGCTACGGCATGGCAGTACGCACCTACCGCGGCGACTACGCGCCCATCGGCCAGTTCGGCTGGGACGGCGGAACCGGCACCACCACCTACGCCGACCCCCACAACCAACTCGCCGGCACCCTCCTCACCCAGGTCGGGATGTCCACCCCGGACTCGGCCCGCCTCATCCACGACTTCTGGACCACCGTCTACCAAGCCATCGACAACTAG